In Amphiura filiformis chromosome 2, Afil_fr2py, whole genome shotgun sequence, one DNA window encodes the following:
- the LOC140143837 gene encoding uncharacterized protein, translating into MMAVQSYQCLVLFTFGMIFVVVATSEVSRDTIACPQRDFILRQNDTITIQTFENETCNFTVSSSNDQGITVNVLRLSSWSIYDYFKLHEEGAECFNRSFGWIGSSEEPCTIVLTCSTMHINMRASSILEIEESISPANGNVLLHDPTNLHESQNIRFHQCKNVQIFDDISQIPYYLLRYLELEEYNPSLKITLTGDPNFNPDELPGFDLGLPGEILLAEFPLCPIGCFCSLNFQLFLTDCSDIPANKNTLLVYQPPDMILANSTAIDLSNRQVTQVESNTFSNLTDVKFLLLSENYISTIGPGVFRDLQLLQGLGLNNNKLKMIQIDLFYRLIKLEILALDYNSIISLPSGVFRDLQLLQNLGLSNNKLKMIQTDLFYGLNKLDYITLAYNGIESLPSGVFRDLQLLQELRLHNNKLKMIQIDLFYGLKKLQILTLNHNSIESLPSGVFRDLQLLQELQLHNNKLKMIQIDLFYGLKKLQILTLHYNSIESLPSGVFRDLQLLQGLGLNNNKLNMIQTDLFYRLTKLEILALAYNGIESLPLGVFRDLQLLQELGLDNNKLNMIQTDLFYGLIELEILTLDNNSIESLPSGVFQDLQLLQKLFLNNNKLKIIQTDLFYGLTKLQILDLSINSIESLSSGVFQDLQSLLELGLNNNRLKMIQIDLFYGLTKLQRLYLTNNSIEALPSAHTLGDLFLNYQMFNTSPPTLFKDLTSLTELFISDNSLTEIPLEIFYPSNGLPLQILAIASNKINKLYPYQFANLTDLKVLDFQVNKLNQIHSKSLFGLTKLKFLGLSKNDLTRVTKASFTGMTLQNDSVLVVDNPATCCFLDPSNRSQCVPTNEKSPYLTCKQLLPSTGVKCCTWIFGFSALFANTFVFMWGYQKIKSNSPGEKEVMQIVFITNLAIADLLIGLYLLVIASVDQYYNEYFPSYAKLWRNSLLCKVAGFLSVLSSEASLLFLTLLAVDRLWAFRKIFITHKLFGKRTQVMMATFAWIIALTLSIVPAILNDDELYQLSDVCIGLPLVRRKIYRINYENFTTTYNTGRLDDHLKLRKITEIGSKIGNYFSIGLFLGLNFLLCLMIAICYILLFLKIWKSGFALLKTDIKMAIKMGAIALTDLICWFPIVILGILAQTGVKELPPEWIPWITAFALPINSVLNPFLYATVDRVSKHYVERIHPNWYNEMETMM; encoded by the exons ATGATGGCAGTCCAATCATATCAGTGCCTTGTATTGTTTACGTTTGGGATGATCTTTGTAGTAGTCGCAACATCTGAGGTAAGCCGTGATACTATCGCATGTCCACAGCGGGACTTCATTCTCAGGCAGAATGATACAATTACAATTCAAACATTTGAGAATGAAACTTGTAACTTTACTGTATCCTCGTCCAATGACCAAGGAATTACTGTAAATGTTCTTCGTTTGTCCTCATGGTCTATTTATGACTACTTCAAACTACATGAAGAAGGAGCAGAATGCTTCAATCGATCTTTTGGCTGGATTGGATCTTCTGAAGAGCCATGCACGATAGTTCTTACTTGTAGCACCATGCATATCAACATGAGAGCTTCATCTATATTGGAAATAGAGGAGAGTATTTCTCCTGCAAATGGCAATGTCTTGCTTCATGATCCAACTAATCTCCATGAATCCCAAAATATAAGGTTCCATCAGTGTAAAAATGTCCAGATCTTCGATGATATTTCTCAAATTCCATATTATCTACTTAGATATTTAGAACTAGAAGAGTACAATCCATCTCTTAAGATAACTTTAACAGGTGACCCAAACTTCAATCCAGATGAACTACCTGGATTTGACCTTGGACTTCCAGGTGAAATACTTTTGGCTGAATTCCCACTATGTCCGATTGGCTGCTTTTGTTCCCTGAACTTTCAGTTATTTCTCACCGACTGCTCAGATATACCTGCCAATAAAAACACTCTGTTAGTGTATCAACCTCCTGATATGATTCTCGCGAACTCAACGGCAATAGATCTCTCCAATAGACAAGTTACTCAAGTGGAATCAAACACCTTCTCCAATCTCACAGATGTGAAGTTTTTGTTGCTGAGTGAAAACTACATTAGCACCATTGGACCAG GTGTGTTCAGAGACCTGCAATTATTGCAAGGGCTCGGTCTGAATAACAACAAACTGAAGATGATTCAAATTGACCTTTTCTATAGGCTGATTAAGTTAGAGATATTAGCTTTGGATTACAATAGCATTatatcattaccatcaggtgtattcagagatctgcaATTATTGCAAAACCTTGGTCTGAGTAATAACAAACTGAAGATGATTCAAACTGACCTATTCTATGGATTAAACAAGTTAGATTATATTACTTTGGCTTACAATGGCATTGAATCATTGCCATccggtgtattcagagatctgcaATTATTGCAAGAACTTAGGCTACACAACAACAAACTGAAGATGATTCAAATTGACCTGTTCTATGGGTTAAAGAAGTTACAGATATTAACTTTGAATcacaatagcattgaatcattaccatcaggtgtatttaGAGATCTGCAATTATTGCAAGAGCTTCAGCTACACAACAACAAACTGAAGATGATTCAAATTGACCTATTCTATGGGTTAAAAAAGTTACAGATattaactttgcattacaatagcattgaatcattaccgtCAGGTGTGTTCAGAGACCTGCAATTATTGCAAGGGCTCGGTCTGAATAACAACAAACTGAATATGATTCAAACTGACCTGTTCTATAGGTTGACAAAGTTAGAGATATTAGCTTTGGCTTACAATggtattgaatcattaccattaGGTGTGTTTAGAGATCTGCAATTATTGCAAGAGCTTGGTCTGGATAACAACAAACTGAATATGAttcaaactgaccttttctatggGTTGATAGAGTTAGAGATATTAACTTTGGAtaacaatagcattgaatcattaccgtCAGGTGTGTTCCAAGATCTGCAATTATTGCAAAAGCTTTTTCTGAATAACAACAAACTGAAGATAATTCAAACTGACCTTTTTTATGGGTTGACAAAGTTACAGATATTAGATCTGAGTATCAATAGTATTGAATCATTATCATCAGGTGTATTTCAAGATCTGCAATCATTGCTGGAGCTTGGGCTGAATAACAACAGATTGAAGATGATTCAAATTGACCTTTTCTATGGGTTGACAAAGTTACAAAGACTATATCTGACTAACAATAGTATTGAAGCATTACCATCAGCTCACACATTGGGCGATCTATTCTTAAATTATCAGATGTTTAACACATCACCTCCTACTTTATTTAAAGACCTCACAAGCTTAACGGAGCTCTTCATTAGTGACAATAGTTTGACTGAAATACCATTAGAGATTTTTTACCCATCTAATGGATTACCTTTACAGATATTAGCAATAGCttcaaacaaaattaacaaattgtATCCATATCAGTTTGCAAATTTGACAGATTTGAAAGTTCTGGACTTTCAGGTTAATAAATTGAATCAAATCCACAGTAAATCCCTGTTTGGTCTAaccaaattgaaatttctagGCCTTTCTAAAAATGATTTAACAAGGGTAACTAAAGCCTCTTTCACAGGAATGACTCTGCAGAATGACAGTGTCCTTGTAGTGGACAACCCTGCCACATGCTGCTTTCTTGATCCATCAAATCGATCTCAGTGTGTTCCAACAAATGAAAAATCTCCTTACTTGACATGTAAGCAGCTTCTCCCCTCTACAGGAGTTAAGTGCTGTACATGGATTTTTGGCTTTtctgctttgtttgcaaacacattcGTTTTTATGTGGGGTTATCAGAAGATAAAGTCTAACTCACCAGGTGAAAAAGAAGTGATGCAAATTGTTTTCATCACAAATTTGGCTATAGCAGACTTACTTATAGGTTTGTATTTGTTAGTTATTGCATCAGTTGATCAATACTACAATGAATATTTTCCTTCCTATGCTAAACTTTGGAGAAACAGTTTGCTTTGCAAAGTAGCCGGGTTTCTATCTGTCTTATCAAGTGAAGCGTCCCTCCTTTTTTTAACCCTTTTAGCTGTGGATAGACTTTGGGCATTTAGAAAAATCTTCATAACACATAAGCTTTTCGGTAAAAGGACACAGGTAATGATGGCAACATTTGCTTGGATTATTGCTCTTACATTAAGCATTGTACCTGCAATATTGAATGATGATGAATTATATCAACTTTCAGATGTATGCATTGGGTTACCATTAGTAAGAAGAAAAATATACAGAATAAACTATGAAAACTTTACCACAACCTACAACACTGGTAGACTAGATGACCAtttaaaattacgaaaaattacaGAAATTGGCTCAAAAATAGGAAACTATTTCTCAATTGGTCTTTTTCTTGGGCTTAATTTTCTGTTATGTTTGATGATTGCAATATGTTACATActcttattcttgaaaatctggAAATCAGGATTTGCACTGCTTAAAACTGATATCAAAATGGCTATAAAGATGGGTGCCATCGCATTGACTGACCTCATATGTTGGTTTCCCATTGTCATCTTGGGTATTCTAGCCCAGACAGGAGTAAAGGAACTCCCCCCTGAATGGATCCCATGGATTACAGCATTTGCTCTGCCGATCAACTCCGTACTCAATCCATTTCTGTATGCTACTGTAGATCGTGTGTCAAAACATTATGTGGAACGAATACACCCAAATTGGTACAATGAAATGGAGACAATGATGTAG